One segment of Niveibacterium microcysteis DNA contains the following:
- the cysT gene encoding sulfate ABC transporter permease subunit CysT: MSAARRVLPGFGLSLGYTLFYLSVIVLIPLFAVFAKSATLTLTQFWEATTAPRVLASYRLTFGASLLAATINTVFGFLLAWALVRYRFPGKRIVDALVDLPFALPTAVAGIALATIYSPKGWVGALLAPYDIKIAYTPLGVLLALTFIGLPFVVRTVQPVLEDLETEIEEAATSLGAQRWQVFRKVLLPLLLPALLTGFALAFARAVGEYGSVIFIAGNIPLVSEITPLMIITKLEQYDYAGATAIAAVMLVVSFALLFLINNLQAWSARRIGRVG; encoded by the coding sequence ATGAGTGCCGCCCGCCGCGTGCTGCCCGGCTTTGGCCTGTCGCTGGGCTACACCTTGTTCTACCTGTCGGTGATCGTGCTGATCCCGCTCTTTGCGGTGTTTGCCAAATCGGCCACGCTCACGCTCACCCAGTTCTGGGAGGCAACCACCGCGCCCCGCGTGCTCGCTTCGTATCGGCTGACCTTCGGCGCCTCGCTGCTGGCGGCCACGATCAACACCGTTTTCGGTTTCCTGCTCGCCTGGGCGCTGGTGCGCTATCGCTTTCCGGGCAAGCGCATCGTCGATGCGCTGGTCGATCTGCCCTTCGCGCTGCCGACCGCGGTGGCGGGTATCGCGCTCGCGACGATCTACTCGCCCAAGGGTTGGGTCGGTGCGCTGCTGGCGCCCTACGACATCAAGATCGCCTACACCCCCTTGGGCGTGCTGCTGGCACTCACCTTCATCGGCTTGCCCTTCGTCGTGCGCACTGTGCAACCGGTGCTGGAAGACCTGGAGACCGAAATCGAAGAGGCGGCCACTTCGCTGGGGGCGCAGCGCTGGCAGGTGTTCCGCAAGGTGCTGCTGCCCTTGCTGCTGCCGGCACTCCTGACCGGCTTCGCGCTGGCCTTTGCGCGCGCGGTGGGTGAATACGGCTCGGTGATCTTCATCGCCGGCAACATTCCGCTGGTCTCCGAGATCACGCCGCTGATGATCATCACCAAGCTTGAGCAGTACGACTACGCCGGGGCCACTGCGATCGCCGCGGTGATGCTGGTGGTGTCGTTCGCGTTGCTGTTCCTGATCAACAACCTGCAGGCCTGGAGCGCGCGCCGCATCGGGAGGGTGGGCTGA
- a CDS encoding DUF2325 domain-containing protein has protein sequence MTALIVGGDRVAPLARSLAAAGYPDVRHWSGRKPGELHHRLPPSTRLVVVVVDQINHMMASRIRAGAQAQGVPIVFCQRSRTQLDAELRRMQLAQAA, from the coding sequence ATGACTGCACTCATCGTCGGCGGCGACCGGGTCGCCCCGTTGGCCCGCAGCCTGGCCGCTGCGGGTTACCCCGATGTGCGCCACTGGAGCGGGCGCAAGCCGGGCGAGCTGCACCACCGCCTGCCGCCCAGCACCCGTCTGGTGGTGGTGGTGGTCGACCAGATCAACCACATGATGGCCAGCCGCATCCGCGCGGGCGCCCAGGCGCAGGGCGTGCCGATCGTGTTCTGTCAGCGCTCACGCACCCAGCTCGACGCCGAGCTGCGTCGAATGCAGCTGGCGCAAGCTGCCTGA
- a CDS encoding class II glutamine amidotransferase, with protein MCQLLGVSARKPVSAAFALQGFLLRGGETDQHADGWGIGYYQGEHARMLREARAAAHSGLALRIREQQIRSRNFIVHVRKATRGGIAERNCHPFRRELWGRSWLFAHNGDLGSALPWAHGLFQPIGETDSERAFCLLLNQLVDRFGLRRPPDDVLDAAISAAADRLAQHGSFNFLLSDGNRLYARCATQLFHVERRYPFAQVELIDCGQQIDLARHNHLDDRISVIATQPLTRGETWHAFAPGETKIFVRGAEQTTQAAATPRPLIYA; from the coding sequence ATGTGCCAGTTGCTCGGAGTAAGTGCGCGCAAACCCGTCTCCGCGGCCTTCGCGCTTCAGGGCTTCCTGCTGCGCGGCGGCGAAACCGATCAGCATGCCGACGGCTGGGGCATCGGCTACTACCAGGGCGAGCATGCCCGCATGCTGCGCGAAGCCCGCGCGGCAGCACATTCAGGACTCGCACTTCGCATCCGCGAGCAGCAGATCCGTTCGCGCAACTTCATCGTGCATGTACGCAAGGCAACGCGTGGCGGTATTGCCGAGCGCAACTGTCACCCCTTCCGCCGTGAGCTGTGGGGGCGTAGCTGGCTGTTTGCGCACAACGGCGATCTCGGCTCTGCGCTGCCATGGGCCCACGGACTCTTCCAGCCGATAGGCGAGACCGATAGCGAGCGCGCGTTCTGCCTGCTGTTGAACCAATTGGTCGATCGCTTTGGTCTGCGTCGGCCACCCGACGATGTGCTGGATGCTGCGATAAGCGCCGCGGCGGACCGGCTCGCGCAGCATGGCAGCTTCAACTTCCTGCTGAGCGACGGCAACCGGCTCTATGCCCGCTGCGCCACGCAGCTATTCCATGTCGAGCGCCGCTACCCCTTCGCGCAGGTGGAACTGATCGACTGTGGCCAACAGATCGACCTGGCACGGCACAACCATCTGGACGACCGCATCAGCGTGATCGCAACGCAGCCGCTGACGCGCGGGGAAACCTGGCACGCATTCGCGCCAGGTGAAACAAAGATCTTCGTCCGGGGTGCCGAGCAAACCACCCAGGCCGCGGCCACGCCACGCCCGCTGATCTACGCCTGA
- a CDS encoding RBBP9/YdeN family alpha/beta hydrolase, with the protein MSTVLVVPGLHGSGPAHWQSWFERQVEGSIRVEQSNWDEPNLARWAGSLRQELDRARGHVWIVAHSFGCLATAHVAQAYRERIAGAMLVAPADPDKFGLSEALPDEPLGFPSVVVASTNDPWVRVMRAAWLADRWGSRFVNIGAAGHINVDSGHGPWPDGLDIFNLLRRSHGDFPLGPLDGGDAPPSSRRKRGESRRTQFDWAKYLGTA; encoded by the coding sequence ATGTCTACCGTACTCGTGGTGCCCGGCCTGCATGGCAGCGGGCCGGCGCATTGGCAGAGCTGGTTCGAACGCCAGGTCGAAGGCAGCATCCGGGTCGAGCAGTCGAACTGGGATGAACCCAACCTGGCGCGCTGGGCGGGCAGTCTGAGGCAGGAACTGGACCGTGCGCGTGGCCATGTCTGGATCGTCGCGCACAGCTTCGGTTGCCTCGCGACCGCGCATGTGGCACAGGCCTATCGTGAAAGGATTGCGGGCGCCATGCTGGTGGCGCCGGCCGACCCGGACAAGTTCGGTCTGAGTGAGGCGCTACCCGACGAACCGCTGGGTTTCCCCAGTGTTGTTGTTGCGAGTACCAACGACCCGTGGGTGCGCGTCATGCGCGCCGCCTGGCTGGCCGATCGCTGGGGTAGCCGCTTCGTGAATATCGGTGCGGCCGGGCATATCAACGTCGACTCGGGGCACGGGCCATGGCCCGACGGGTTGGACATCTTCAACCTGCTGCGCCGCTCGCACGGTGATTTCCCTCTTGGTCCCCTCGATGGCGGCGATGCGCCGCCATCGTCGCGTCGGAAACGCGGCGAGAGTCGCCGCACGCAGTTCGACTGGGCGAAGTACCTTGGGACTGCGTGA
- a CDS encoding TOBE domain-containing protein encodes MTIQAINVRNQFRGKVKEIVRGDVVSEVDVETPSGIVTSVITTRSVDELGLKIGSEVVALVKSTEVSIATL; translated from the coding sequence ATGACCATTCAAGCGATCAACGTACGTAACCAGTTCCGTGGCAAGGTGAAGGAGATCGTGCGCGGCGATGTTGTCAGCGAAGTGGATGTCGAGACCCCGTCGGGTATCGTCACCTCGGTGATCACGACGCGCTCGGTCGACGAGTTGGGGTTGAAGATCGGCTCCGAAGTTGTCGCGCTGGTGAAGTCCACCGAAGTGTCGATCGCGACGCTGTAG